One Vigna unguiculata cultivar IT97K-499-35 chromosome 11, ASM411807v1, whole genome shotgun sequence DNA window includes the following coding sequences:
- the LOC114168994 gene encoding F-box protein At5g07670-like: MPLEEDKKHHSSLHFTHFHSFFQIHATTSPLPLCPPKHHDQARTMSFRSENENPNPTTPVPPSKKRWSDLWAKSKPINQMVMAMKLHSLSPRRAAKANATLSPFPAAAIADRTLLLSDQILLKILALVCDSPAQRNSNSLVCKRWLNLQGRLLRFLTISDWNFLLSGRLIHRFPNLNHVDLLSAAFVSPGNSAILLSHRVLSVHLHSDLAPNWCFCQENMLPVEVIDNGLATLAAGCPNLRRLHVIGASEMGLLSVAEECPTLQELELQCCSDNVLRGIAACANLQILKLVGHVDGLYSSVVSDIGLTILAQGCKRLVRLELCGCEGSFDGIKAIGKCCVMLEELTFSDHKMDDGWLAAIPFCENLKTLRFQSCKRIDPNPGMEEYLGSCSALERLHLQKCQLRDKKSVSALFSVCRDVREIVLQDCWGLDNSIFSFAMMCRRVRLFYLEGCSLLTTEDLENVIHSWKELQSLRVVSCKNIKDCEISTALATLFTSLKELRWSPDTKSLLQSSVTGITMAKKGGKFFKRAR, from the exons ATGCCGTTAGAAGAAGACAAAAAGCACCATTCTTCTCTTCACTTTACACATTTTCATTCCTTCTTTCAAATTCACGCAACCACATCTCCGTTACCGTTGTGCCCTCCCAAACACCACGATCAAGCCAGAACGATGTCGTTTCGGTCGGAGAACGAGAACCCAAACCCTACCACTCCTGTTCCGCCATCGAAGAAGCGTTGGTCAGACTTATGGGCCAAATCGAAGCCCATAAACCAAATGGTCATGGCAATGAAGCttcactctctctctcctcGCCGCGCCGCCAAAGCCAACGCCACTCTCTCTCCTTTCCCCGCCGCCGCCATCGCCGACAGAACCCTTCTCCTCTCCGACCAGATTCTCCTCAAAATCCTCGCACTCGTCTGCGACTCCCCCGCCCAGCGAAACTCCAATTCTCTGGTCTGCAAACGCTGGCTCAATCTCCAAGGCCGTCTCCTCCGCTTCCTCACAATCTCCGACTGGAACTTCCTCCTCTCCGGCAGACTCATCCACCGCTTCCCCAATCTCAACCACGTAGACCTGCTCTCCGCAGCCTTCGTTTCACCAGGCAATTCCGCCATTCTCCTCAGCCACCGCGTCCTCTCCGTGCACCTCCATTCCGACCTCGCCCCCAATTGGTGCTTCTGCCAGGAGAACATGCTCCCCGTCGAAGTCATCGACAACGGACTCGCCACCCTCGCTGCCGGCTGCCCTAACTTGCGCCGCCTCCACGTCATCGGCGCCAGCGAGATGGGGCTGCTGAGTGTGGCAGAGGAATGTCCCACTCTCCAGGAACTCGAACTGCAGTGCTGCAGCGACAACGTCCTGCGCGGCATTGCTGCCTGTGCGAATCTTCAGATTCTGAAGCTCGTTGGGCACGTTGATGGGCTCTACAGTTCCGTGGTTTCTGATATTGGGTTGACAATTCTGGCTCAGGGGTGCAAGAGGCTGGTGAGGTTGGAGCTTTGTGGTTGCGAAGGGAGTTTCGATGGGATCAAGGCCATTGGGAAGTGTTGCGTAATGTTGGAGGAGTTGACGTTTTCTGATCATAAGATGGATGATGGATGGCTTGCTGCTATCCCGTTTTGTGAGAATTTGAAGACTCTGAGGTTTCAATCTTGCAAGAGGATTGATCCAAATCCTGGAATGGAGGAGTATCTGGGTTCTTGCTCTGCTCTTGAAAGGTTGCATTTGCAGAAATGTCAGCTTCGGGACAAGAAAAGCGTTTCTGCTTTGTTTTCTGTGTGCAGAGATGTTAGAGAGATTGTTCTTCAGGACTGTTGGGGATTGGATAATAGTATcttctcttttgcaatgatgtGCAG GAGGGTAAGGTTGTTTTACTTGGAAGGGTGTTCATTACTAACGACAGAAGATTTGGAGAATGTGATTCATTCATGGAAGGAGCTTCAGAGCCTTAGAGTAGTGTCATGTAAGAATATAAAGGATTGCGAGATCTCTACTGCACTTGCAACCTTGTTTACCAGTCTCAAGGAACTGAGATGGAGTCCTGATACCAAATCACTTCTTCAATCCAGTGTTACAGGGATAACCATGGCAAAAAAAGGTGGTAAATTTTTCAAAAGGGCACGATAA